In one Dama dama isolate Ldn47 chromosome 5, ASM3311817v1, whole genome shotgun sequence genomic region, the following are encoded:
- the SELENOM gene encoding selenoprotein M — protein sequence MHLLLPPPPLLLLLAAVAAATTTFRPDWNRLQGLARARVETCGGUQLNRLKEVKAFVTQDIPLYHNLVMKHLPGADPELVLLGHRFEELERIPLSDMTREEINALVQELGFYRKASPDEPVPPEYLRAPARPAGGAPDHADL from the exons ATGCACCTCCTGCTGCCTCCGCCGCCCCTGCTGCTCCTCCTCGCGGCAGTCGCGGCTGCCACCACCACCTTCCGGCCCGACTGGAACCGTCTACAAGGCCTGGCCCGAGCCCGGGTAGAG ACATGTGGAGGATGACAGCTTAATCGCCTGAAGGAG GTGAAGGCCTTCGTCACCCAGGAcatcccactcta CCACAATCTGGTGATGAAACACCTGCCCGGGGCCGACCCAGAGCTCGTGCTGCTGGGCCACCGCTTCGAGGAACTGGAG CGAATTCCACTCAGCGACATGACCCGCGAGGAGATCAACGCGCTGGTGCAGGAGCTCGGCTTCTACCGCAAGGCGTCGCCCGATGAGCCTGTGCCCCCGGAGTACCTTCGGGCGCCCGCTAGGCCCGCCGGAGGCGCTCCTGACCACGCAGACCTGTAG
- the SMTN gene encoding smoothelin isoform X1: MADETLAGLDEGALRKLLEVTADLAERRRIRSAIRELQRQELEREEEALASKRFRAERQDNKENWLHSQQREAEQRAALARLAGRLESMNDVEELTALLRGAAEYEERKLIRAAIRRVRAQEIEAATLAGRLYSGRPNSGSREDSQVRAAHRLEPCEVPKPEEQKQEVEVPEPTPTPSSTSRDVTTVTLLLRAPPGDTPSPPASADGSPTTTSPEPPLEPAEEAACPAPEALGSPEPPPSRPRVASPEPQEPPATPSTDGQVVDKLPPGPTEPPAAQGPTKGRSNTKRADLADPRPCQRSLSVLSPRQPAQNREPTPLASGPSPFQRAGSVRDRVRKFTSDSPTATGLQEGPPRAALGPSTPARLPGPSHTSTTPAAASSSSSGPSSRGTARPLAQLQSCPREEGPRGRSLAVRSLENRAGGPVARSEEASAPLPVAVGTAEPGASMKTTFTIEIKDGRGQASTGRVLLPTGNQRAELTLGLRAPPTLLSPSSGGKSTITHISSPGNLARLGSVTHVTSFSPASLGSRGGCSIKMEPEPAEPPSAAVEVANGAEQTRVDKAPGSRSSLSAEELMAIEDESVLDKMLDQTTDFEERKLIRAALRELRQRKRDQRDKDRERRLQEARARPGEGRGNTTTKTTTRHSQQTADGSAVSTVTKTERLVQSNDGTRTARTTTVESSFVRRSENGGGSTMMQTKTFSSSSSKKMGSIFDREDEASPRSGSLAALEKRQAEKKKELMKAQSLPKTSASQARKAMIEKLEKEGAAGSPGGPRAAVQRSTSFGVPNANSIKQMLLDWCRAKTRGYEHVDIQNFSSSWSDGMAFCALVHNFFPEAFDYGQLSPQNRRQNFEVAFSSAEMLVDCVPLVEVEDMMIMGKKPDPKCVFTYVQSLYNHLRRHELRLRGKNV, encoded by the exons ATGGCGGACGAAACCttagctgggctggatgagggaGCCCTGCGGAAGCTG TTGGAGGTCACGGCGGATCTGGCAGAGCGGCGGCGCATCCGCTCGGCCATCCGGGAGCTGCAGCGGCAGGAGCTGGAACGCGAGGAGGAGGCCCTGGCATCCAAGCGCTTCCGCGCCGAGCGGCAGGACAACAAGGAGAACTGGCTACA CTCCCAGCAGCGGGAGGCTGAGCAGCGGGCTGCTCTGGCACGGCTGGCAGGACGGCTGGAGTCCATGAACGATGTGGAGGAGCTGACCGCACTG CTGCGGGGCGCCGCGGAGTACGAGGAGCGCAAGCTGATCCGAGCCGCCATCCGCCGCGTGCGGGCCCAGGAGATTGAGG CCGCCACCTTAGCTGGAAGGTTGTACAGCGGGCGTCCCAACAGTGGCTCAAGAGAGGACAGCCAGGTGCGGGCAGCACACAGGCTGGAGCCGTGTGAG GTGCCGAAGCCAGAGGAACAGAAGCAGGAGGTGGAGGTCCCAGAGCCAACCCCGACTCCCAGCAGCACCAGCCGGGATGTGACCACAGTGACGCTCCTGCTGCGTGCCCCGCCCGGGGACACACCCAGCCCACCTGCCTCAGCCGACGGTTCGCCCACCACTACCTCTCCTGAGCCTCCGCTGGAGCCTGCTGAGGAGGCCGCGTGCCCTGCCCCCGAGGCTCTGGGCAGTCCCGAGCCTCCCCCCAGCCGGCCCAGGGTCGCCAGCCCTGAGCCCCAGGAGCCTCCAGCCACCCCCAGCACAGACGGGCAGGTGGTCGACAAG CTCCCACCCGGCCCCACGGAGCCCCCTGCCGCACAAGGCCCCACCAAAGGTCGCTCCAACACAAAGAGGGCAG ACCTGGCTGACCCTCGTCCCTGCCAACGCTCCCTGTCTGTGCTCAGCCCCCGCCAGCCAGCCCAGAACCGAG AACCCACCCCCCTCGCCAGCGGACCTTCCCCGTTCCAGCGGGCGGGCTCCGTCCGGGACCGCGTGCGCAAGTTCACATCCGACTCTCCTACGGCCACTGGGCTCCAGGAAGGCCCACCCCGCGCGGCCCTCGGTCCCTCgacccctgccaggctcccaggCCCCTCCCACACCAGCACCACCCCtgccgccgcctcctcctcctccagtggCCCCTCCTCGCGCGGAACAGCCCGGCCCCTGGCCCAGCTTCAGAGCTGCCCCCGGGAGGAGGGCCCCAGGGGGCGGAGCTTGGCCGTCAGGTCCCTTGAAAACAGAGCAGGGGGGCCCGTGGCCCGCTCAGAGGAGGCCAGCGCCCCGCTGCCCGTGGCTGTGGGCACCGCCGAGCCAGGGGCCAGTATGAAGACCACATTCACCATCGAGATCAAGGATGGCCGGGGCCAGGCCTCCACAGGCCGGGTGCTGCTGCCCACGGGCAACCAGAGGGCAG AACTGACGCTGGGGCTGCGGGCGCCCCCCACCCTCCTTAGCCCCAGCAGTGGGGGCAAGAGCACCATCACCCATATCAGCAGCCCTGGGAACCTAGCCCGGCTGGGCAGTGTGACTCACGTCACCAGCTTCAGCCCTGCCTCCCTGGGTAGCCGAGGAGGCTGCAGCATAAAG ATGGAGCCGGAGCCAGCAGAGCCCCCCTCTGCAGCAGTGGAGGTGGCCAATGGCGCCGAGCAGACCCGAGTGGACAAGGCACCAGGGAGCCGGAGCTCGCTGAGCGCTGAGGAGCTGATGGCCATTGAGGATGAGAGCGTCCTGGACAAGATG CTGGATCAGACTACGGACTTTGAGGAGCGGAAGCTCATCCGGGCTGCACTGCGTGAGCTCCGACAAAGGAAGAGAG ATCAGCGGGACAAGGACCGAGAACGGCGGCTGCAAGAGGCCCGGGCCCGGCCAGGGGAGGGCCGAGGCAACACGACAACCAAGACCACCACTCGGCACAGCCAGCAGACGGCCGACGGCTCCGCCGTCAGCACAGTCACCAAGACCGAGCGGCTCGTCCAATCCA ATGACGGCACACGGACGGCCCGCACCACCACAGTGGAGTCGAGTTTTGTGAGGCGCTCAGAGA ATGGTGGTGGCAGCACCATGATGCAAACTAAGACCTTCTCCTCTTCATCATCCAAGAAGATGGGCAG TATCTTCGACCGGGAGGATGAGGCCAGCCCACGGTCTGGCAGCCTAGCGGCGCTGGAAAAACGCCAGGcggaaaagaagaaagagctgATGAAGGCGCAAAGCCTGCCCAAAACCTCAGCGTCCCAGGCGCGCAAGGCTATGATTGAGAAGTTGGAGAAGGAAGGCGCGGCAGG CAGCCCAGGCGGACCCCGCGCAGCTGTGCAGCGATCCACCAGCTTCGGGGTCCCCAACGCCAACAGCATCAAGCAGATGTTGCTAGACTGGTGCCGAGCCAAGACGCGTGGCTACGAG CATGTGGACATCCAGAACTTCTCCTCGAGTTGGAGTGACGGGATGGCCTTCTGTGCCCTGGTGCACAACTTCTTCCCCGAGGCTTTCGACTATGGGCAGCTCAGCCCACAGAACCGGCGTCAGAACTTCGAGGTGGCCTTCTCATCCGCCGA GATGCTGGTGGACTGCGTACCCCTGGTGGAGGTGGAGGACATGATGATCATGGGCAAGAAGCCCGACCCCAAGTGCGTTTTCACCTACGTGCAATCGCTCTACAACCACCTGCGGCGCCACGAGCTGCGCCTGCGCGGCAAGAATGTCTAG
- the SMTN gene encoding smoothelin isoform X2 has product MADETLAGLDEGALRKLLEVTADLAERRRIRSAIRELQRQELEREEEALASKRFRAERQDNKENWLHSQQREAEQRAALARLAGRLESMNDVEELTALLRGAAEYEERKLIRAAIRRVRAQEIEAATLAGRLYSGRPNSGSREDSQVRAAHRLEPCEVPKPEEQKQEVEVPEPTPTPSSTSRDVTTVTLLLRAPPGDTPSPPASADGSPTTTSPEPPLEPAEEAACPAPEALGSPEPPPSRPRVASPEPQEPPATPSTDGQVVDKLPPGPTEPPAAQGPTKGRSNTKRADLADPRPCQRSLSVLSPRQPAQNREPTPLASGPSPFQRAGSVRDRVRKFTSDSPTATGLQEGPPRAALGPSTPARLPGPSHTSTTPAAASSSSSGPSSRGTARPLAQLQSCPREEGPRGRSLAVRSLENRAGGPVARSEEASAPLPVAVGTAEPGASMKTTFTIEIKDGRGQASTGRVLLPTGNQRAELTLGLRAPPTLLSPSSGGKSTITHISSPGNLARLGSVTHVTSFSPASLGSRGGCSIKMEPEPAEPPSAAVEVANGAEQTRVDKAPGSRSSLSAEELMAIEDESVLDKMLDQTTDFEERKLIRAALRELRQRKRDQRDKDRERRLQEARARPGEGRGNTTTKTTTRHSQQTADGSAVSTVTKTERLVQSNDGTRTARTTTVESSFVRRSENGGGSTMMQTKTFSSSSSKKMGSIFDREDEASPRSGSLAALEKRQAEKKKELMKAQSLPKTSASQARKAMIEKLEKEGAAGSPGGPRAAVQRSTSFGVPNANSIKQMLLDWCRAKTRGYEHVDIQNFSSSWSDGMAFCALVHNFFPEAFDYGQLSPQNRRQNFEVAFSSAETHADCPQLLDTEDMVRLREPDWKCVYTYIQEFYRCLVQKGLVKTKKS; this is encoded by the exons ATGGCGGACGAAACCttagctgggctggatgagggaGCCCTGCGGAAGCTG TTGGAGGTCACGGCGGATCTGGCAGAGCGGCGGCGCATCCGCTCGGCCATCCGGGAGCTGCAGCGGCAGGAGCTGGAACGCGAGGAGGAGGCCCTGGCATCCAAGCGCTTCCGCGCCGAGCGGCAGGACAACAAGGAGAACTGGCTACA CTCCCAGCAGCGGGAGGCTGAGCAGCGGGCTGCTCTGGCACGGCTGGCAGGACGGCTGGAGTCCATGAACGATGTGGAGGAGCTGACCGCACTG CTGCGGGGCGCCGCGGAGTACGAGGAGCGCAAGCTGATCCGAGCCGCCATCCGCCGCGTGCGGGCCCAGGAGATTGAGG CCGCCACCTTAGCTGGAAGGTTGTACAGCGGGCGTCCCAACAGTGGCTCAAGAGAGGACAGCCAGGTGCGGGCAGCACACAGGCTGGAGCCGTGTGAG GTGCCGAAGCCAGAGGAACAGAAGCAGGAGGTGGAGGTCCCAGAGCCAACCCCGACTCCCAGCAGCACCAGCCGGGATGTGACCACAGTGACGCTCCTGCTGCGTGCCCCGCCCGGGGACACACCCAGCCCACCTGCCTCAGCCGACGGTTCGCCCACCACTACCTCTCCTGAGCCTCCGCTGGAGCCTGCTGAGGAGGCCGCGTGCCCTGCCCCCGAGGCTCTGGGCAGTCCCGAGCCTCCCCCCAGCCGGCCCAGGGTCGCCAGCCCTGAGCCCCAGGAGCCTCCAGCCACCCCCAGCACAGACGGGCAGGTGGTCGACAAG CTCCCACCCGGCCCCACGGAGCCCCCTGCCGCACAAGGCCCCACCAAAGGTCGCTCCAACACAAAGAGGGCAG ACCTGGCTGACCCTCGTCCCTGCCAACGCTCCCTGTCTGTGCTCAGCCCCCGCCAGCCAGCCCAGAACCGAG AACCCACCCCCCTCGCCAGCGGACCTTCCCCGTTCCAGCGGGCGGGCTCCGTCCGGGACCGCGTGCGCAAGTTCACATCCGACTCTCCTACGGCCACTGGGCTCCAGGAAGGCCCACCCCGCGCGGCCCTCGGTCCCTCgacccctgccaggctcccaggCCCCTCCCACACCAGCACCACCCCtgccgccgcctcctcctcctccagtggCCCCTCCTCGCGCGGAACAGCCCGGCCCCTGGCCCAGCTTCAGAGCTGCCCCCGGGAGGAGGGCCCCAGGGGGCGGAGCTTGGCCGTCAGGTCCCTTGAAAACAGAGCAGGGGGGCCCGTGGCCCGCTCAGAGGAGGCCAGCGCCCCGCTGCCCGTGGCTGTGGGCACCGCCGAGCCAGGGGCCAGTATGAAGACCACATTCACCATCGAGATCAAGGATGGCCGGGGCCAGGCCTCCACAGGCCGGGTGCTGCTGCCCACGGGCAACCAGAGGGCAG AACTGACGCTGGGGCTGCGGGCGCCCCCCACCCTCCTTAGCCCCAGCAGTGGGGGCAAGAGCACCATCACCCATATCAGCAGCCCTGGGAACCTAGCCCGGCTGGGCAGTGTGACTCACGTCACCAGCTTCAGCCCTGCCTCCCTGGGTAGCCGAGGAGGCTGCAGCATAAAG ATGGAGCCGGAGCCAGCAGAGCCCCCCTCTGCAGCAGTGGAGGTGGCCAATGGCGCCGAGCAGACCCGAGTGGACAAGGCACCAGGGAGCCGGAGCTCGCTGAGCGCTGAGGAGCTGATGGCCATTGAGGATGAGAGCGTCCTGGACAAGATG CTGGATCAGACTACGGACTTTGAGGAGCGGAAGCTCATCCGGGCTGCACTGCGTGAGCTCCGACAAAGGAAGAGAG ATCAGCGGGACAAGGACCGAGAACGGCGGCTGCAAGAGGCCCGGGCCCGGCCAGGGGAGGGCCGAGGCAACACGACAACCAAGACCACCACTCGGCACAGCCAGCAGACGGCCGACGGCTCCGCCGTCAGCACAGTCACCAAGACCGAGCGGCTCGTCCAATCCA ATGACGGCACACGGACGGCCCGCACCACCACAGTGGAGTCGAGTTTTGTGAGGCGCTCAGAGA ATGGTGGTGGCAGCACCATGATGCAAACTAAGACCTTCTCCTCTTCATCATCCAAGAAGATGGGCAG TATCTTCGACCGGGAGGATGAGGCCAGCCCACGGTCTGGCAGCCTAGCGGCGCTGGAAAAACGCCAGGcggaaaagaagaaagagctgATGAAGGCGCAAAGCCTGCCCAAAACCTCAGCGTCCCAGGCGCGCAAGGCTATGATTGAGAAGTTGGAGAAGGAAGGCGCGGCAGG CAGCCCAGGCGGACCCCGCGCAGCTGTGCAGCGATCCACCAGCTTCGGGGTCCCCAACGCCAACAGCATCAAGCAGATGTTGCTAGACTGGTGCCGAGCCAAGACGCGTGGCTACGAG CATGTGGACATCCAGAACTTCTCCTCGAGTTGGAGTGACGGGATGGCCTTCTGTGCCCTGGTGCACAACTTCTTCCCCGAGGCTTTCGACTATGGGCAGCTCAGCCCACAGAACCGGCGTCAGAACTTCGAGGTGGCCTTCTCATCCGCCGA GACCCATGCGGACTGCCCGCAGCTCCTGGACACAGAGGACATGGTGCGGCTTCGAGAGCCCGACTGGAAGTGCGTGTACACGTACATCCAGGAGTTCTACCGCTGTCTGGTCCAGAAGGGGCTGGTAAAAACCAAAAAGTCCTAA